A window from Drosophila kikkawai strain 14028-0561.14 chromosome 2L, DkikHiC1v2, whole genome shotgun sequence encodes these proteins:
- the Bace gene encoding lysosomal aspartic protease gives MFKSIAVIAVLVALASAELHRVPILKEQNFVKTRKNVLAEKSYLRTKYQLPQTRNIDEEQLSNSMNMAYYGAISIGTPAQSFKVLFDSGSSNLWVPSNTCQSDACLTHNQYDSSESSTYVANGESFSIQYGTGSLTGYLSTDTVDVNGLSVTSQTFAESTNEPGTNFNDANFDGILGMAYKSLAVDSVTPVFYNMVSQGLVDQSVFSFYLARAGTSTNGGELIFGGSDSSLYSGSLTYVPISEEGYWQFTMASSSIDGYSLCDDCQAIADTGTSLIVAPYNAYITLSEILNVGEDGYLDCSSVSSLPDVTFNIGGTDFTLTPSSYIIQSDGNCMSAFEYMGTDFWILGDVFIGQYYTEFDLGNNRIGFAPVA, from the coding sequence ATGTTCAAGTCCATCGCTGTGATCGCGGTGCTGGTGGCCCTGGCCAGCGCCGAGCTGCATCGCGTGCCGATCCTCAAGGAGCAGAACTTCGTGAAGACGCGCAAGAATGTGCTGGCCGAAAAGTCGTATCTGCGCACCAAGTACCAACTGCCCCAGACCCGCAACATTGACGAGGAGCAGCTGTCCAACTCGATGAACATGGCCTACTATGGAGCCATCTCCATCGGTACTCCGGCCCAGAGCTTCAAGGTGCTGTTCGACTCCGGCTCCTCCAACCTGTGGGTGCCCTCCAACACCTGCCAGAGCGATGCCTGCCTGACCCACAACCAGTACGACTCCAGCGAGAGCTCCACCTATGTGGCCAACGGCGAGTCCTTCTCGATCCAGTATGGAACTGGCAGCCTCACCGGCTACCTGTCCACCGATACCGTCGACGTCAACGGCCTGAGCGTCACGAGCCAGACCTTCGCCGAGTCCACCAACGAGCCGGGCACCAACTTCAACGATGCCAACTTCGACGGCATTCTCGGCATGGCCTACAAGTCCCTGGCCGTGGATAGCGTCACTCCTGTCTTCTACAACATGGTGTCCCAGGGTCTGGTCGACCAGTCCGTGTTCTCCTTCTACCTGGCCCGCGCCGGCACCTCCACCAATGGTGGCGAGCTGATCTTCGGCGGTTCCGACTCCTCCCTGTATTCCGGCTCCCTGACCTACGTGCCCATCTCCGAGGAGGGCTACTGGCAGTTCACCATGGCCAGCTCCTCCATCGATGGCTACTCGCTGTGCGATGACTGCCAGGCTATTGCCGATACTGGCACCTCCCTGATAGTGGCTCCCTACAACGCCTACATCACCCTGTCCGAGATCCTGAATGTGGGTGAGGATGGTTACCTGGACTGCTCCAGCGTCAGCTCCCTGCCCGATGTCACCTTCAATATCGGCGGCACTGACTTCACCCTGACCCCCTCGTCCTACATCATCCAGTCGGATGGCAACTGCATGTCCGCCTTTGAGTACATGGGCACCGACTTCTGGATCCTGGGTGATGTCTTCATCGGCCAGTACTACACCGAGTTCGATCTGGGCAACAACCGCATTGGCTTTGCCCCCGTGGCTTAG
- the Dh31 gene encoding diuretic hormone class 2 isoform X1 translates to MMTNRCACFALAFLLFCFLAISSIEAAPMPRYQSNGGGYGGGYNELEEVPDELLMELMTRFGRTIIRARNDLENSKRTVDFGLARGYSGTQEAKHRMGLAAANFPGGPGRRRRSETDV, encoded by the exons ATGATGACAAACCGATGTGCTTGCTTCGCCTTGGCCTTCCTGCTCTTCTGTTTCCTGGCCATTTCGAGCATTGAGGCAGCACCCATGCCCAGGTA CCAATCCAATGGCGGAGGCTACGGCGGCGGCTACAACGAGCTGGAAGAGGTGCCCGACGAGCTACTGATGGAGCTGATGACTCGCTTTGGACGCACCATAATAAGGGCACGCAACGATCTGGAGAA CTCTAAGCGAACCGTGGACTTTGGCTTGGCCCGCGGTTATTCGGGTACCCAGGAGGCGAAGCATCGCATGGGCCTGGCTGCGGCAAACTTTCCCGGCGGACCCGGACGAAGGCGACGCTCTGAGACCGATGTCTAA
- the Dh31 gene encoding diuretic hormone class 2 isoform X2, producing the protein MSNLTEPNQSNGGGYGGGYNELEEVPDELLMELMTRFGRTIIRARNDLENSKRTVDFGLARGYSGTQEAKHRMGLAAANFPGGPGRRRRSETDV; encoded by the exons ATGTCAAATTTAACAGAGCCAAA CCAATCCAATGGCGGAGGCTACGGCGGCGGCTACAACGAGCTGGAAGAGGTGCCCGACGAGCTACTGATGGAGCTGATGACTCGCTTTGGACGCACCATAATAAGGGCACGCAACGATCTGGAGAA CTCTAAGCGAACCGTGGACTTTGGCTTGGCCCGCGGTTATTCGGGTACCCAGGAGGCGAAGCATCGCATGGGCCTGGCTGCGGCAAACTTTCCCGGCGGACCCGGACGAAGGCGACGCTCTGAGACCGATGTCTAA